A window of the Deltaproteobacteria bacterium genome harbors these coding sequences:
- the rnr gene encoding ribonuclease R, with protein sequence MTQGLLAVLKRQGAAIGIDELAAALGMKRFDKRLLRNQLEQLVRAGEARRVGSKRYRFAGEPPAAGNGGKQASGRTGKPKSPASAPARGTGARDGAVVTGIFSQTRSGVGYVAQPGGGKATGLDVVVPEGLHGGAMHGDRVRVEVRESAGGRRVGRIVGIEERARRFVAGTLAERRGRFICEPLDDRIPPVLLEGDDPLLRRAVNQIVLVTVSEPEAGVRSRGQEMARGTLKKVLGDLEDPLVQFDWIVSEFRLPESFPAAVMREAESFGAEVKDADKQGRTDLRGLPIVTIDGEDAKDFDDAVLVERSGRGYRLLVSIADVSHYVRPGTALDDEALLRATSIYLPGRVIPMLPEALSNELCSLKPGVDRLALTCEIEFDASGRPVSKKFYESVIRNHERMTYTLVQQLLDGTSIEAVERHKALLPNVKLMEELAARLLDERMKKGAIDLELPELRFDFDATGRAVGMTLKPRLFAYRIIEEFMLAANRAAAELFMENELPFVYRIHERPDTAKVDDLNEKLAPFGVSVDYQDEVRPEDIQKAVEKFRGKPVERAASMLILRSLKQARYSPRNEGHFGLAFSNYTHFTSPIRRYPDLEVHRLLRAYLRGQTGAIRAREPRLEEICNQSSERERLAMTAERAMHDIKTAEFMQTHLFSEFDATVTSVARHGFYVSIDQFGAEGLVPLEGIDGDHYTLTADGSALAGQRTGKTFAAGDRVHVQAVDASIARRRILFRWLRTDKRVGGVMLRNTRATAKKPPSPKSSRGGRGRRR encoded by the coding sequence ATGACCCAGGGCCTTCTGGCAGTACTCAAGCGTCAGGGGGCGGCCATCGGCATTGACGAACTGGCCGCCGCCTTGGGTATGAAACGGTTCGACAAGCGTTTGCTGAGGAACCAGCTTGAACAGCTCGTCCGGGCGGGCGAGGCCCGCCGCGTGGGGAGCAAGCGGTACCGGTTCGCCGGAGAACCGCCTGCCGCCGGAAATGGCGGCAAACAGGCGTCCGGCCGCACGGGAAAGCCCAAAAGCCCGGCTTCCGCCCCTGCCCGTGGCACCGGTGCCAGGGACGGCGCCGTCGTGACCGGCATCTTTTCACAGACCCGGTCCGGCGTCGGCTATGTCGCCCAGCCGGGCGGCGGAAAGGCGACCGGACTGGATGTGGTCGTTCCGGAGGGGCTTCACGGCGGAGCCATGCATGGCGACCGGGTGAGGGTCGAGGTCCGCGAGAGTGCAGGGGGCCGCCGGGTGGGCCGGATCGTGGGTATCGAGGAACGCGCTCGCCGGTTTGTCGCCGGAACACTTGCCGAGCGCCGGGGCCGCTTCATCTGCGAGCCGCTGGACGACCGGATTCCGCCGGTCCTTCTGGAAGGGGATGACCCGCTGCTCCGCAGGGCGGTGAACCAGATCGTACTCGTTACCGTGAGCGAACCTGAAGCCGGAGTCCGGTCCCGGGGCCAGGAGATGGCCCGGGGAACCCTGAAGAAAGTCCTCGGGGATCTCGAAGACCCTTTGGTCCAGTTCGACTGGATCGTCTCCGAGTTCCGGCTGCCGGAGTCATTTCCGGCCGCCGTCATGCGGGAGGCCGAATCGTTCGGCGCGGAGGTGAAGGATGCCGACAAGCAGGGCCGTACCGACCTGCGCGGGCTCCCGATCGTCACCATCGACGGCGAGGATGCGAAGGACTTCGACGATGCGGTTCTCGTGGAGCGGTCGGGCAGGGGCTACCGCCTGCTGGTTTCCATCGCCGACGTCTCGCACTACGTCCGGCCAGGCACGGCGCTGGATGACGAGGCGCTCCTCCGCGCCACCAGCATTTATCTCCCCGGCCGGGTGATACCAATGTTGCCCGAGGCGCTTTCGAACGAGCTGTGCTCGCTCAAGCCCGGCGTGGACCGGCTGGCCCTCACCTGCGAGATCGAATTCGATGCCAGCGGCCGGCCGGTGTCGAAGAAGTTCTATGAGTCGGTGATCCGCAACCATGAGCGCATGACCTACACGCTCGTCCAGCAGCTTCTGGACGGGACGAGCATCGAGGCGGTCGAGCGCCACAAGGCCCTGCTGCCGAACGTGAAGCTGATGGAGGAACTGGCGGCGAGGCTTCTCGACGAGCGCATGAAGAAGGGAGCCATTGATCTGGAGCTCCCCGAGCTCAGGTTCGACTTCGATGCCACCGGACGCGCCGTGGGGATGACGCTGAAGCCCCGCCTGTTCGCCTACCGGATCATCGAGGAGTTCATGCTGGCCGCCAACCGGGCGGCGGCCGAGCTGTTTATGGAGAATGAGCTGCCGTTCGTCTACCGGATCCATGAGCGTCCCGATACGGCGAAGGTGGACGACCTCAACGAAAAACTGGCCCCGTTTGGCGTATCGGTGGACTACCAGGACGAGGTCCGTCCCGAAGACATCCAGAAAGCGGTGGAGAAGTTCCGGGGCAAGCCGGTGGAACGGGCCGCCAGCATGCTGATCCTCCGTTCGCTCAAGCAGGCGCGTTATTCCCCCCGGAACGAGGGCCACTTCGGCCTTGCCTTCAGCAACTACACGCACTTTACATCGCCCATAAGGCGCTATCCGGATCTTGAGGTCCACCGGCTGCTGCGGGCTTATCTGCGCGGCCAGACCGGCGCCATCCGTGCGCGGGAACCCAGGCTGGAGGAGATCTGCAACCAGTCGTCCGAGCGGGAGCGCCTTGCCATGACGGCCGAGCGCGCCATGCACGACATCAAGACGGCCGAGTTCATGCAGACGCACCTGTTCAGCGAATTCGACGCCACGGTCACGAGCGTCGCCCGGCACGGCTTTTACGTGTCGATAGACCAGTTCGGGGCCGAGGGGCTGGTGCCGCTCGAAGGGATAGACGGCGACCACTACACGCTGACCGCCGACGGGTCGGCGCTCGCCGGACAGCGGACCGGAAAGACCTTCGCTGCCGGGGACCGTGTGCATGTGCAGGCGGTCGATGCCAGCATCGCCCGCCGGCGGATACTGTTCCGGTGGCTGCGGACCGACAAGCGCGTGGGTGGCGTGATGCTCCGGAACACCCGTGCGACGGCAAAGAAACCCCCGTCGCCGAAATCATCCCGTGGCGGACGGGGGCGGCGGCGGTAA
- a CDS encoding glycosyltransferase family 2 protein produces the protein MPNSSRHTIPAESLTIVIPARDEAPHIGRLVAEIRGRFPEAEIVVVDDGSADETGTLAAGAGASVLRHPYPLGNGAAVRRGIRASRREWVLLMDGDGQHRPDEIGRLLDGAEEYVLTVGARNYQGQTALRAFGNRIFNLLATYVSGVPVRDLTSGMRLYRRRAVATLLPLFPNGFSSPATGTLGILRSGLPVRFVPVQTGPGERPSHLNPWAEGVRFLMIIFRIATLYSPLKVFLPLASLLFFGGGLYLGWSLMRHQTFPPAALFTLTSAVLILGLGMLSEQISQLRFSRALETGDEEIR, from the coding sequence ATGCCGAATTCCAGCCGCCATACCATCCCGGCCGAAAGTCTCACGATCGTCATACCAGCCCGGGACGAGGCCCCGCATATCGGCCGCCTGGTGGCCGAAATCCGCGGCCGGTTTCCCGAAGCCGAGATCGTCGTGGTCGATGACGGCTCGGCCGACGAAACGGGCACACTCGCCGCCGGCGCCGGGGCCTCCGTGCTCCGGCACCCGTACCCCTTGGGCAACGGCGCGGCCGTGCGAAGGGGAATCCGCGCATCGCGCCGGGAGTGGGTGCTGCTCATGGATGGAGACGGGCAGCACCGGCCGGACGAGATCGGGAGGCTTCTGGATGGCGCGGAGGAGTATGTGCTCACGGTCGGGGCGAGAAATTACCAGGGCCAGACGGCGCTCCGCGCGTTCGGGAACCGCATTTTCAACCTGCTGGCCACCTACGTGAGCGGTGTCCCCGTGCGTGACCTTACCAGCGGCATGCGTCTGTATCGCCGCCGGGCGGTCGCCACCCTCCTGCCCCTGTTTCCGAACGGGTTTTCCTCGCCCGCCACCGGAACGCTGGGGATCCTGCGATCGGGACTGCCCGTCAGGTTCGTGCCGGTACAAACTGGCCCCGGCGAGCGTCCGTCCCATCTGAACCCGTGGGCCGAAGGCGTCCGCTTCCTCATGATCATCTTCCGGATCGCCACGCTCTATTCGCCGCTCAAGGTGTTCCTCCCGCTTGCCTCACTCCTGTTTTTCGGGGGCGGGCTGTACCTGGGCTGGAGCCTCATGCGTCACCAGACGTTCCCGCCAGCCGCGCTGTTCACGCTGACTTCTGCCGTGCTGATCCTGGGGCTTGGAATGCTGTCGGAGCAGATCAGCCAGCTGCGGTTCAGCCGGGCGCTGGAAACCGGCGACGAGGAGATCCGGTGA
- a CDS encoding acyltransferase yields MGKNVFIGAEVFIDDAEPEAVAIEDDVVILVRSTLLGHAYYPYRFRPWIEEARNRRGIVIRKGAYLGACVTVLPGVEIGEGAMVAAGSVVTQDVPSRTLVAGVPARVIRELA; encoded by the coding sequence GTGGGAAAAAATGTCTTCATCGGCGCCGAGGTGTTCATCGACGACGCCGAACCGGAAGCGGTGGCCATCGAGGACGATGTGGTCATCCTGGTCCGCTCGACACTGCTTGGGCACGCCTACTACCCGTACCGGTTCCGGCCGTGGATCGAGGAAGCCAGGAACCGCCGGGGAATCGTGATCCGGAAGGGAGCCTATCTTGGCGCCTGCGTCACGGTCCTCCCCGGTGTCGAGATCGGCGAGGGCGCGATGGTCGCCGCCGGGTCGGTCGTCACGCAGGACGTTCCATCACGTACCCTCGTTGCCGGTGTCCCGGCCCGTGTGATACGCGAACTCGCGTGA
- a CDS encoding class I SAM-dependent RNA methyltransferase: MMAEPDGPVELVIEGMLHSGEAFGRLADGRTVHVPNGTPGDRLSVRITDERKSHLEAEIAAVAVPGPDRVEPPCPHADACGGCDFQFLSVAAQVRVKLDLFRRAFQQHGIGGHLPEVEFHRSPEPLGYRHRLRLGVVRAGGRPLIGLRRRHSRQLLEIDSCPVAAPAVNRLLREIRDRHLIEPEPGELVLLAGDRGTGDVEAIFEDRRGGTRWIRRPAEPVRFRTASDLEIGLSPLAFSQANPAVAREIASRIDGLVKDRKTRVVELFAGIGTFTAGLARKAAWVDAVETDAAALAQLKDNLQRLHLLNVKVFPAAVSADLAPRTGPAGLLVLDPPWDGCEALPAFVSHLKPERIGYVSCHPATLARDLRPVLETGSYRIVSCGLFDQFPMTAHIESVTVLERN, translated from the coding sequence ATGATGGCGGAACCTGACGGACCGGTCGAACTCGTCATCGAGGGGATGCTCCACTCCGGCGAGGCATTTGGCCGCCTGGCCGATGGCCGTACGGTCCATGTGCCCAATGGAACGCCGGGGGACCGGCTCAGTGTCCGCATCACGGATGAACGAAAGAGCCACCTGGAGGCGGAGATTGCCGCTGTGGCCGTGCCGGGTCCGGACCGCGTGGAGCCGCCGTGCCCTCATGCAGATGCCTGTGGCGGATGCGACTTCCAGTTCCTGTCTGTTGCGGCGCAGGTCCGGGTCAAGCTGGATCTGTTCCGGCGCGCATTCCAGCAGCATGGAATTGGCGGTCATCTCCCGGAAGTGGAATTTCACCGCTCTCCGGAACCGCTCGGCTATCGTCACCGGCTCCGGCTCGGCGTCGTGCGGGCAGGGGGGCGGCCACTCATCGGGCTCCGCAGGCGCCATTCCCGGCAGCTTCTCGAAATAGACTCCTGTCCCGTGGCTGCTCCCGCCGTGAACCGTCTGCTGCGGGAGATCCGCGACCGGCACCTCATCGAGCCCGAACCGGGCGAGCTGGTTCTGCTGGCCGGTGACCGGGGTACCGGCGACGTGGAGGCCATTTTCGAGGACCGCCGCGGAGGAACCCGGTGGATACGGCGTCCCGCCGAGCCGGTCCGGTTCCGTACGGCTTCGGATCTGGAAATCGGACTGTCGCCGCTCGCATTCTCGCAGGCCAATCCGGCCGTTGCCCGCGAGATCGCCTCCCGCATTGACGGGCTGGTGAAGGACCGCAAGACCCGTGTGGTCGAACTGTTTGCCGGTATCGGCACCTTCACGGCGGGACTGGCCAGAAAAGCCGCCTGGGTGGATGCGGTGGAAACCGACGCGGCCGCTCTCGCCCAGCTGAAGGATAACCTCCAGCGGCTGCATCTGCTGAACGTGAAGGTATTTCCGGCTGCGGTGTCGGCAGACCTTGCGCCCCGGACCGGGCCCGCGGGCCTTCTGGTGCTGGACCCGCCGTGGGATGGCTGCGAAGCGTTGCCGGCGTTCGTCAGCCACCTGAAGCCGGAGCGGATCGGTTATGTGTCCTGCCACCCGGCAACGCTGGCGCGTGACCTGAGGCCGGTGCTGGAAACCGGTTCGTACCGGATCGTTTCGTGCGGGCTGTTCGACCAGTTCCCGATGACCGCCCACATCGAGTCGGTCACGGTGCTGGAGCGGAACTGA
- a CDS encoding HAD family hydrolase has product MAAFFDLDDTLLCDNSGRLWAKAMFESGRFSAADLALTAYTLVLHKLALLDPEKTAARALQMVRGHVEQEFIDECDQWFDDYVRPRISADAMEQVRWHRRRGDKIYLLSASTPYVCAPVCRWLELDGYLCTRLEVGADGRFTGRIIPPMCYGDGKRSQMEQFAREEGINLLSSFFYSDSLSDITALEAVGHPVAVNADPFLFREAVKRGWALMKFARPGEAWPVPK; this is encoded by the coding sequence ATGGCCGCATTCTTTGATCTCGACGACACGCTCCTGTGCGATAATTCCGGCCGCCTGTGGGCCAAGGCCATGTTCGAATCGGGCCGCTTTTCGGCGGCCGACCTGGCGCTGACTGCCTACACCCTGGTTCTGCACAAGCTGGCGCTGCTGGATCCTGAAAAGACCGCCGCCCGGGCCCTCCAGATGGTCAGGGGACACGTCGAGCAGGAGTTCATCGACGAGTGTGACCAGTGGTTCGATGACTATGTTCGCCCCCGGATATCGGCCGATGCGATGGAGCAGGTCCGCTGGCACCGCCGCCGGGGCGATAAAATCTACCTGCTGTCGGCATCGACACCTTACGTCTGCGCACCCGTTTGCCGGTGGCTGGAACTGGACGGCTATCTCTGCACGCGGCTGGAAGTGGGCGCGGACGGCCGGTTCACCGGGCGGATCATTCCGCCCATGTGTTATGGCGACGGCAAGCGGAGCCAGATGGAACAGTTTGCCCGGGAGGAAGGGATCAACCTGCTCTCGTCGTTTTTCTACAGCGATTCGCTTTCCGATATCACCGCGCTGGAGGCGGTGGGGCACCCCGTTGCGGTGAACGCCGATCCGTTCCTGTTCCGCGAAGCGGTGAAGCGCGGCTGGGCGCTGATGAAGTTCGCCCGGCCCGGCGAGGCGTGGCCGGTGCCGAAATGA
- a CDS encoding RluA family pseudouridine synthase: protein MSGSGDFTTREPLARFRVPESLDGERLDRALAAAVPGLSRGRARKLAEAGSVFVDRVRVRICSRAVRASQEIVCYELAPVVSETPAVVLETGDFIILDKPAGMPVEPTRSGVSGTVSGWLEKGIPGGGLITHRLDAATSGLLVVARHQKAQAVLNRMFGSHEIRRYYVGVVSPPPAWSLKTVEMPLDGRPAVTHARVLSRSPRAAALVLELETGRTRQIRRHLASEGSPVAGDTAGGGVKAARLLLHACWIRFEWEGRPVLAHAPVPAAWKPELDRFDVTVPPLERPDGSG from the coding sequence GTGAGCGGATCCGGGGATTTTACCACCCGTGAACCTCTCGCCCGGTTCCGGGTGCCGGAATCGCTCGATGGCGAGCGGCTGGACCGGGCGCTGGCCGCTGCAGTGCCGGGCCTGAGCCGTGGCCGGGCCCGCAAGCTGGCTGAGGCGGGCTCTGTTTTCGTGGACCGCGTCCGTGTCCGGATCTGCTCGCGAGCGGTTCGGGCCAGTCAGGAAATCGTCTGCTACGAGCTGGCTCCGGTGGTGAGCGAGACGCCAGCAGTGGTTCTGGAAACAGGAGATTTCATCATTCTGGACAAGCCGGCGGGAATGCCGGTGGAGCCGACACGTTCCGGCGTCTCCGGCACCGTATCCGGCTGGCTGGAAAAGGGGATTCCGGGTGGCGGTCTCATTACCCATCGCCTTGACGCCGCCACCAGCGGCCTTCTGGTGGTGGCCCGTCACCAGAAGGCACAGGCTGTCCTCAACCGGATGTTCGGCAGTCACGAAATCCGGCGGTATTATGTGGGAGTTGTCTCGCCGCCGCCCGCCTGGAGCCTGAAGACAGTCGAAATGCCGCTTGATGGCCGTCCCGCCGTGACACATGCCCGTGTCCTTTCGCGGTCCCCCCGGGCGGCGGCGCTGGTTCTGGAACTGGAAACCGGCCGGACGCGGCAGATACGGCGGCATCTTGCCAGTGAAGGCTCGCCGGTCGCCGGGGATACGGCCGGTGGCGGCGTGAAGGCGGCCCGGCTGCTGCTGCACGCCTGCTGGATCAGATTTGAATGGGAGGGCCGGCCGGTGCTGGCCCACGCGCCGGTCCCCGCTGCCTGGAAGCCGGAACTGGACCGTTTCGATGTCACTGTTCCGCCGCTTGAGAGACCGGACGGTTCGGGATAA
- a CDS encoding tetratricopeptide repeat protein, protein MDTAPDHTPPAPRARLTRFEWLGLVAAPIAIFSIMVSVAMLPAVFGGFHFDDASLITENPHLVKEQYLSQYSQQNWFRWRLYQSFKNDIRLAGGSISAELMHAMNIINHIQTAVVWALLIGWVLVRLGRSAREQAFVTAVSTGIFLVHPIMSEPVAYVAGRADVLSALFMLTGVLLYCITFITDASKPKGLVLAFVTYGLSMLMLVWAIFTKESAIIFPVLVLGVWLLAFEKAPQSFQKIKWGLGLPVLLGIGLVVARAVVFGTPGNPDTDRPVDETLATNAWAVINYIWLWFVPYGQSLDHDFTPVESLFTIRFAIALTVIISLMRLAWRWRREEPLYTFGLFLFFLGLAPTTSIIPITDLFVERRMYVPSMGLSLIAAVFVYRRIREARRSGNPRQLRRWQLAVPAVIVLLTLFSLRMGFIWSSDVSVWKNAANRAQFKPRPWRNLGTAYLEAGDPHSAVTAFSRLFELDPKNVPGFVNAAEALRQMNQFDNAWDILNRNVLLLQPNSVEARMNLAMIAEQRGQPERARAMLEDALVHNPDFVPAIVRMGTLAYAEGDSHLAREHFERALRLSPNEIVAHRYLALIYSHDQVDLKRAREHVEQLAHLSAGDPAIRRELAALMIQTGDLAGGFRIFQELAEADPDDATSMLALSQLHARQQNYMAACAWAIRAARVDQLAAEEYLSFCLVPTARQGTQDRDGGMPPG, encoded by the coding sequence GTGGATACAGCGCCAGACCATACGCCTCCGGCCCCCAGGGCCCGGCTCACCCGGTTCGAGTGGCTGGGGCTCGTTGCCGCCCCGATCGCAATATTCTCGATCATGGTTTCCGTTGCCATGCTGCCGGCCGTATTCGGCGGGTTCCACTTCGATGACGCCTCGCTCATCACGGAAAACCCCCATCTCGTGAAAGAGCAGTACCTCTCCCAGTATTCCCAGCAGAACTGGTTCCGGTGGCGGCTGTACCAGTCGTTCAAGAACGACATCCGGCTTGCCGGTGGCAGTATCTCGGCCGAACTGATGCACGCCATGAATATCATCAACCACATCCAGACGGCGGTCGTCTGGGCCCTGCTGATCGGATGGGTACTGGTCCGGCTGGGACGGTCAGCGAGGGAACAGGCATTCGTCACGGCGGTATCAACCGGCATCTTCCTGGTGCATCCGATCATGAGCGAGCCGGTGGCCTACGTCGCCGGACGGGCCGATGTGCTCTCCGCCCTGTTCATGCTGACTGGAGTTCTGCTTTACTGCATCACTTTCATCACCGATGCGTCGAAACCAAAGGGTCTTGTTCTCGCGTTCGTGACGTACGGCCTTTCGATGCTGATGCTCGTCTGGGCGATCTTCACCAAGGAGTCGGCGATCATCTTCCCGGTTCTGGTCCTCGGCGTCTGGTTGCTGGCGTTCGAGAAGGCCCCGCAGAGCTTCCAGAAGATCAAATGGGGACTCGGGCTGCCCGTGCTGCTGGGGATCGGCCTGGTCGTGGCCCGGGCGGTCGTGTTCGGAACACCCGGAAACCCCGACACCGACCGGCCAGTGGACGAGACCCTGGCGACAAACGCCTGGGCCGTCATCAATTATATCTGGCTGTGGTTTGTCCCCTACGGACAGTCCCTGGACCACGACTTCACCCCGGTGGAGAGCCTCTTCACCATCCGGTTTGCCATTGCACTGACCGTTATCATTTCGCTGATGCGCCTGGCCTGGCGCTGGCGGCGGGAAGAACCCCTCTACACCTTCGGACTGTTCCTGTTTTTCCTGGGACTGGCGCCCACGACCAGCATCATTCCGATCACCGACCTGTTCGTCGAGCGGCGGATGTACGTCCCCTCGATGGGGCTTTCCCTTATCGCAGCCGTGTTTGTCTACCGGCGCATCCGCGAAGCCCGCCGGAGCGGCAATCCACGGCAGCTCCGGCGGTGGCAGCTCGCCGTTCCAGCGGTCATTGTCCTGCTGACCCTGTTTTCCCTGCGGATGGGATTCATCTGGAGTTCCGACGTATCCGTCTGGAAAAATGCGGCGAACCGGGCGCAATTCAAGCCCCGGCCCTGGCGAAACCTCGGCACCGCGTATCTTGAGGCCGGCGATCCCCATTCCGCAGTCACCGCCTTCTCCCGGCTCTTTGAGCTCGATCCAAAGAACGTGCCCGGATTCGTCAACGCGGCCGAGGCCCTCAGGCAGATGAACCAGTTTGACAACGCCTGGGACATCCTGAACCGGAACGTGCTCCTGCTGCAGCCCAACAGTGTCGAGGCCCGGATGAATCTTGCCATGATCGCCGAGCAGCGCGGCCAGCCGGAGCGGGCCCGTGCCATGCTGGAGGACGCGCTCGTCCACAACCCCGATTTCGTCCCGGCCATCGTCCGGATGGGGACGCTGGCCTATGCCGAGGGAGATTCGCACTTGGCCCGCGAACACTTCGAGCGGGCCCTGCGGCTGTCACCCAATGAAATCGTCGCCCACCGCTACCTTGCACTTATCTACTCACACGACCAGGTCGATCTGAAACGCGCCCGGGAGCATGTGGAGCAGCTGGCCCACCTGTCTGCCGGAGATCCCGCCATCCGCAGGGAACTGGCGGCCCTGATGATCCAGACCGGAGATCTGGCCGGGGGTTTCCGGATTTTCCAGGAGCTCGCCGAGGCAGATCCGGACGATGCCACATCCATGCTGGCACTCTCCCAGCTTCATGCCCGCCAGCAGAACTACATGGCCGCCTGCGCGTGGGCCATCAGGGCCGCACGGGTAGACCAGCTTGCCGCCGAGGAGTACCTGTCCTTCTGCCTCGTTCCGACTGCCCGGCAGGGAACCCAGGACAGGGACGGCGGCATGCCGCCGGGCTGA
- a CDS encoding endonuclease/exonuclease/phosphatase family protein — protein sequence MPGIIPLKEPFDLDHRLQPVVPEIRKFRTRKALLASGLWKAHGLELERVADGIEYWLNPEPVRRPSRPFVRVAAWNIERGKRLEAVFGGLGHELLQSADVLILNEADIGMARSGQRNIARLAAERMGMHYVFGNHYLCLDRGNPRDTLMLGKDGTVIGARGNLPDEENSLGLHGNAILTHFPVLCAENLPLHETKDKFRSSEKRFGVKKALWADIGTPHGPLTVGAVHLDSMASPARRARQLDDLLSRLNGVRAGKPVIVGGDWNTSTYDLQSPLHLAWNLLKKFLRGGFAHAVPSYMTPYEIYDREIFETAVRNGFAWREFNNLAQSTSLYDVDDPEAANIVRDQVGLIGVKLLRWRLAPWNGKAPLKVDWFSGRNLSPAGPEPASGALAPLVLERFRPGGRKASDHDPVIADIRW from the coding sequence TTGCCCGGAATCATTCCGCTGAAAGAGCCATTCGACCTGGACCACCGGCTCCAGCCAGTGGTGCCTGAAATCCGTAAGTTCAGGACCAGGAAGGCCCTGCTCGCCAGCGGGTTGTGGAAGGCACATGGCCTGGAGCTGGAGCGCGTGGCGGATGGAATTGAATACTGGCTGAACCCCGAGCCGGTGAGGCGGCCTTCGCGGCCTTTCGTCCGGGTGGCCGCGTGGAATATCGAAAGAGGCAAGCGTTTGGAGGCGGTTTTCGGCGGCCTTGGCCACGAACTGCTGCAGTCGGCTGACGTTTTAATACTGAACGAAGCTGATATCGGGATGGCCCGCTCCGGGCAGAGGAATATCGCCCGTCTGGCCGCCGAGCGGATGGGGATGCACTACGTCTTTGGAAATCACTACCTCTGCCTCGACCGGGGAAACCCCCGTGACACCCTGATGCTGGGAAAGGACGGGACGGTGATTGGTGCAAGGGGCAACCTGCCGGACGAGGAAAACAGCCTCGGCCTTCATGGCAATGCAATCCTCACCCATTTCCCCGTTCTGTGCGCCGAAAACCTTCCGCTCCACGAGACCAAGGACAAGTTCAGAAGCTCAGAAAAACGGTTCGGAGTAAAGAAGGCTCTCTGGGCTGACATTGGAACCCCGCACGGTCCGCTGACCGTGGGCGCCGTCCATCTGGACTCGATGGCTTCGCCGGCGCGGAGGGCCCGCCAGCTGGATGACCTGCTCTCAAGGCTCAACGGGGTCCGCGCCGGAAAACCGGTGATCGTGGGCGGCGACTGGAATACCAGCACCTATGATCTCCAGTCGCCGCTCCATCTGGCATGGAACCTGCTGAAAAAGTTCCTGCGCGGCGGGTTTGCCCATGCAGTGCCGAGCTACATGACCCCGTATGAAATCTATGACCGCGAGATCTTCGAGACGGCCGTCCGGAACGGATTCGCATGGCGGGAGTTCAACAATCTGGCGCAGAGCACGAGCCTGTACGATGTGGATGACCCCGAAGCCGCCAATATCGTCCGCGACCAGGTGGGCCTGATTGGCGTGAAGCTGCTCCGCTGGAGGCTGGCACCGTGGAACGGAAAGGCGCCGTTGAAGGTGGACTGGTTTTCCGGCCGCAACCTGTCGCCGGCCGGTCCGGAGCCGGCCTCCGGGGCCCTCGCGCCGCTCGTTCTTGAACGGTTCCGTCCCGGCGGACGCAAGGCGTCCGATCACGATCCGGTCATTGCTGATATCCGGTGGTAG